A portion of the Juglans microcarpa x Juglans regia isolate MS1-56 chromosome 1D, Jm3101_v1.0, whole genome shotgun sequence genome contains these proteins:
- the LOC121234933 gene encoding protein ECERIFERUM 26-like gives MVFTKVDQDLLYGIKLTSVGPGRVTGWDVVHDLSGMDIAMKLHYVRVVYFFSSQAAQGLTLPRFKQVVFECCCDFYYTSGRLRRSESGRPYIKCNDCGARFIEAHCDMTIDECLEMKGFYSDLQKLLVSQQVIGPELTFSPPVLIQFTQFKCGGISVGLSWAHLLGDAFSAANFMNRWGQIMAALGSNTQANLQYKSNTHDHERSKNPPPVHDEPLSLKWVDPVGDHWIVSNNCRMGTFSFHITASQLATLHSEISAGRNRSDQVPIFESICAIIWKCIAKVKLGEETAQARTVTICKSDPRKPTTGVVTNTQIISSVTLDSSVTETDPKRLVTLLVNEAVDERIRMEEVVERDDGVSDFIVYGANLTFVDLEEADLYGFELNGYKPDLVYCTVNGVGEEGAVFVLPAGPEGSGQANGGGGRMVTIIFKENLVPELKTEAMT, from the exons ATGGTATTTACCAAAGTAGATCAAGACTTGCTTTATGGCATCAAGCTTACCTCGGTCGGACCGGGAAGAGTGACCGGTTGGGACGTGGTTCATGACCTAAGTGGGATGGACATTGCCATGAAGTTGCACTATGTCAGAGTGGTGTACTTCTTTAGCAGCCAGGCAGCCCAGGGTTTAACCCTGCCGCGCTTTAAACAAGTCGTATTCGAATGCTGCTGTGACTTCTACTACACATCTGGCCGCCTCCGACGATCAGAGTCTGGGAGGCCGTACATAAAATGCAATGACTGTGGCGCTAGATTCATCGAAGCACACTGTGACATGACCATTGATGAATGTCTAGAGATGAAGGGTTTCTACTCTGATCTGCAGAAGTTGCTTGTATCCCAACAAGTCATTGGGCCTGAACTCACATTCTCTCCCCCAGTTCTCATACAG TTTACCCAATTCAAATGTGGAGGGATATCAGTCGGCCTGAGCTGGGCCCATCTCCTGGGAGATGCATTCTCAGCTGCAAATTTCATGAACAGATGGGGCCAAATCATGGCCGCACTTGGCTCTAACACGCAAGCCAACTTGCAGTATAAATCAAACACACATGATCACGAGAGATCCAAAAACCCTCCGCCAGTTCACGATGAACCACTTTCCCTTAAATGGGTCGACCCGGTCGGAGACCACTGGATAGTTTCCAATAACTGCAGAATGGGCACATTTTCATTCCATATAACTGCAAGCCAGTTAGCAACCTTGCACTCAGAAATCTCGGCCGGCCGAAACCGAAGTGACCAAGTTCCAATCTTTGAATCTATTTGTGCCATTATATGGAAATGCATAGCCAAAGTTAAATTAGGAGAAGAGACTGCTCAAGCCAGAACAGTGACAATCTGCAAAAGTGATCCAAGAAAACCGACCACAGGGGTTGTTACTAACACCCAGATTATAAGCTCAGTTACTTTAGACTCGTCTGTAACGGAGACGGACCCAAAAAGATTGGTAACGTTGCTGGTTAATGAAGCTGTGGATGAAAGAATTAGGATGGAAGAAGTGGTGGAGAGGGATGATGGGGTTTCAGATTTCATTGTGTATGGAGCAAACTTAACGTTTGTGGACTTAGAAGAGGCTGATTTGTATGGGTTCGAGTTGAATGGATATAAACCAGATCTTGTGTATTGTACTGTCAATGGCGTTGGAGAGGAAGGAGCAGTCTTTGTGCTCCCGGCGGGGCCAGAAGGGTCTGGTCAGGCCAATGGTGGCGGAGGAAGGATGGTGACGATAATCTTTAAGGAAAATCTAGTGCCGGAGCTGAAAACGGAGGCCATGACCTGA